GGAGATGGGCTACAAGATCAAGCTGCTGGCGATCGCCGACCTGAAGGAGCACGGCCTGGACTGCGAGGTGAACCCCGCGCTGGTCCGCGCCGGCAGCCCGCTGGGCGAGGTCGGCGGCCCGTTCAACGCGGTGCTGGTCAAGGGCGACGCCGTCGGCCCGCTGTTTTACCACGGCCAGGGCGCCGGCCAGATGCCGACCGCGTCGGCCGTAGTGGCCGACCTGATCGACACGGCCGTCGGCCGCACCGCGCTCACGTTCCACACGCTCGGCCTGTGGTCCGACGCCGTGAAGGGAGTCGACCAGGCCGACTTCGCCACCTCGACCGGCAAACGCTACGTGCGGGCGATGGTGGAGGACCACCCGGGCGTGCTGGCCAAGGTGACCAACGCGTTCGGCGCCGAGGGGATCTCGATCGCCTCGATCCTGCAGAAGGAGCCCCTGGAGGGCGACACCGCCGTGCCGCTGGTGATCATGACCCACCGCGCCAGCGAGGCCGCCACCGACCGCGCCTGCGCCACCATCGCCGCCCTCGACGCCTGCCGCGGCGAGCCGGTCAAGATGTGGGTGCGGGACTGACGATTGCGAAGTGCGGATTTCGGATTGCGGAATGATCAGATGGCCAGCGACTCACACAATCCGCAATACGATGACGATGAGGCGCTTTGTCAGTACGTTTTTGGCAATTACTTCCACCTGCTTACGTTCGACGAGAGAGTCGCCGAGAAGTTGCGACAAGCCCGTCTTAAAGCAGAGCACGGGGGCGGGAAGCCTGCCAGAATGCTTGAAAGTAGACTCGCGACGGAGAGCCCGGATGCCCATGCTCTCTTGGAGCAAGGATCCGACGGTTTCAGAATATCAGTTGCCCTGCGGGTTCTGGCAGAGCATGCAACAGAAAATGAGATCAACCTATGCGCGGCATGCAATCGTGTGGTGCGCACTCCACAAGCAAAACAATGCCTGTGGTGCGGCCACGACTGGCACTAGTTGATTGCACACAATCCGCATTCCGAAATCACCAATCCGAAATCGCATGAAATACCTTGTCATCATCCCTGACGGCGCAGCGGACCAGCCGCAAGGGTCGCTCGGCGGCCGCACGCCGCTCGAGGCGGCCGCTACGCCGCACATGGACGCGGTCGTCGCCCAGGGAGTGATCGCCAGCGCTTGCCACACGCCCGATCAGTTGCCGGCCGGGTCGGAGATCGGCAACCTGAGCCTGCTGGGCTACGACCCGTTCGAGCACTTCACCGGCCGCGCGCCGATGGAGGCCGCCGCCCAGGGCATCGCGCTCGGCGAGGGCGACTGGGCCGTCCGCTGCAACCTGGTCACGATCGACCAGGTCGACGGCGAGCGGGTGATGAAGGACTTCACGGCCGACCATATCACGACAGAGGAGTCGACGGCGCTACTCAAGACCGTGCAGGAGCAGGTCGCGAGCGACCCGAAGTGGAACGGGGCTCTGGAGTTCGTGCCCGGAGTCAGCTACCGGAATCTCCTGATCTGGCGGGGCGACAAGCTGGCCGCGCCGTTTGACGGTTCGACCCGCAGCGAAGCGCCGCACGACTGGACCGACCTGCCGGTGGCCAACGCCCACCCCCGCGGGCCGGGCGCGGACGTGCTGGTCGAGCTGATGGACGCCACCTGCGAGCTGTTCGCCGATCACCCCGTGAACAAGCAGCGGGCGGCCGAGGGCAAGGGCGCGGCGACCAACGTCTGGCTGTGGGGCCAGGGCGGAGCGCCGACGCTCGAACCGTTCGCTCAGAAGTTCGGTCCTAAGGGGGCGATGATCACCGCGGTCGACCTGCTGCGGGGCATCGCCGCGCTGGTCGGCTGGGACCGCATCGAGGTGGAGGGCGCGACCGGCTACCTGGACACCGACTACGCCGCCAAGGGCCGCGCGGCCATCGACGTGCTCGACAAGTACGACATCGTCTGCGTCCACGTCGAGGCGCCCGACGAGGCCAGCCACGAGGGCCGGACCGACGAGAAGGTCAAGGCGATCGAGCAGATCGATCAGCACATCGTCGGCCCGCTGCTCGAAGCGCTCAAGTCGCACGGCGAATGGCGGGTGATGATCAGCCCCGACCACCCCACCTTCCTCAGCACCAAGAAGCACACCCACGGCAACGTGCCGGTCACGATGGCCGGCGCCGGCATCGCCCCCGACGCGTGCTCCGCGTACGGCGACGCCAACGCGGCGGCCAGTGAGCTGCGGTTCGACCAGGGCTGGGACGCGATGCGGTGGTTCATTCAATAGCACGACCGTCCGCCTAGCCCAGGGCGCCAGCCCCGGGACGAATAACATACCTTCCAAGACCTCAGTCCATGGGCTGGCGCCCATGGCTACTCTTACCCAAACCGCTAGTCGCTCGAGCAACTCGGCGGCTCCCATTCAAAAGCCATGTCCCTAATCGTTCAGAAGTTTGGCGGCACCAGCGTGGCCGACGCCGAGAAGATCCGCGCCGCGGCCCGCCGCGCGCTCCGCGCCCAGCAGCAGGGCAACCAGGTGGTCATGGTGGTCAGCGCCATGGGCAAGAACACGGACATCCTGGTCGACCTGGCCGGGCAGGTGTGCGAAGACCCCTCGCCCCGCGAGATGGACATGCTGCTGTCGACCGGCGAGCAGGTCTCCGTGGCGCTGGTGGCGATGGCCATCCACGACCTGGGCGGCAAGGCGGTCAGCCTGACGGGCGGGCAGATCGGCGTGCGGACCGACAGCTCGCACACGCGGGCGCGGATCCAGTCGATCGACACCAGCCGGATGCGGACGCTGCTGGACGAGGGCAACATCGTCATCGCGGCCGGCTTCCAGGGCGTGGATCAGGACCTCAATATCACCACGCTGGGCCGCGGCGGCAGCGACACCTCGGCCGTGGCGCTCGCCGCGGTGCTCGGCGCCGAGATGTGCGAGATCTACACCGACGTGGACGGCGTGTTTACGACCGACCCGCGGCTGGTCGCCAGCGCGCGCAAGATGAGCCACGTCAGCCACGACGAGATGCTGGAGCTGGCCAGCCTGGGCGCCGGTGTGATGCACAGCCGCTCGATCGAGTTCGGCAAGAAGTTTCACGTGCCGATCCACGTCCGCAACTCGGGCGTTTTCACCGACGCTCCCGGCACCGTGATCGGCCCGATCGCGGAATCCGAGGACCGCCCCGTAAGCGGCTGTGCGCTGACCAAGGAAGAGGCCCGCATCACCATCGAGGGCGTGCCAGACGAGCCGGGCGCCAGCCTCAGCATCTTCCGCCGACTGGCCGACCTGAACATCACGGTCGACATGATCCTGCAGACGCCAGGCAGCGAGGGCAAGGCGAGCATCTCGTTCACGGTGATCCAGGGCGACCTTAGCCGCGCCCTGGCCGCTGCCCGCGACGCGTCCAGCGAGTTGGGCGCGGGGCCCATCTCGCACGACGACACCGTCTGCAAGGTGTCGGTCGTGGGCCTCGGCATGGCGACCCAGGCCGGCGTCGCCGACCGCATGTTCCGGGCGCTCGCCGAGTCGGACATCAACATCCAGGCGATCACCACCAGCGAGATCAAGGTGAGCTGCCTGGTGAAACGCGAACAGGGCCTCGAGGCGCTACGGGCCGTGCACGCCGAGTTCGAGCTGGACCGGCCGCCGGCCAAGGTCGCGCCATTCGAGGCGTCTCAGGAGGTCGCGCAGGCAGCCGACCTGGCCGCCGTGGTCAGCGGACTGCAGGCGATGGAGGACCTCACCGTGCAAGGCTGCGAGCTCGACGAGAGCCAGGCCCTGATCACCATGGCCAACGTGCCCGACCAGCCCGGCATCTCGGCCGACATCTTTGAGGGCGTGGCGGCGGAGTCGATCATCGTCGACATGATCGTGCAGGGCGTCGGCGGCGACGGCAAAACCACGCTCAGCTTCACCGTGCCCGCCAAGGACGCAGACCGTGCTCGGAAGGTGGTCGAAGCAATCGCCGACCGCCTGGGCGGCGACGTCACGTCGCTGGCGTCGGTAGCCATCCTGTCGGTTAACGGCGTGGGGATCCGCAGCCACACCGGGGTGAGCACTCGCATGTTCCGGGCCCTGAGCGCGGCCGGCATCAACGTGGAGCTGATCTCGACCAGCGAGGTGCGGGTCAACGTAGTCGTCGCACGCGAGCAGGGCGATGCCGGCCTAGCGGCCCTCGCTGCCGCCTTCGAGGACGTGGTGAAGTAGCGTCCGCCCCCCACTCTTGGCGGGAAATCCACCCGGCTCGCGTCGCGGCCCGGTTCTGCTGGCGGCAATGATAGGAGTGCGAAGTCACTCGGCAGGGGCGCCGCGTGAATCCCGCACAAAACCTTTGCCCCTCCTTCGCATTCTGCCTATACTGACGGTTCGCCGCCGCAGTTCTCGCCCGGTCGAGGGCGGCACTGCTGGTCGCTACCCACCCTGATAAGCCTGCCGAGAAGCGAAGAATGCGCACGACCCGATTCCTGGCCGTACTAGCCACTGCTTGCCTGATTGGAGCGCCAAGCGCTCGGGCGGACCTGGTGCCTTTCTCTACGTCGTCGGGTGGTACGATCACCGGCTTCGCTTACACCAAGACGCAGACCGGCCTTAACGCCGACGGGGTCTCGTTCGACGCCACGCTGGTGGTGCTGGGGACCGGGTTAATCAACCAGACCCCGGCCGGGCTAGGGATCTGGGGCGGCGGCTCGAACAAGGTTTCCAACGGCCAGCGACTGTTCTTCGGCATGTCGGTGTCGAACGTCAGCGGCGGCACGGTGTCCTTCGACGGGTTCACCGCCGTCGACTTCAACCGGTTCGGCCCGAACGACACTGGCGTCTTGAGCACCGACCCGTTTCTGGTCACTACCGCCAACAACTTCTTCACTTCGACGACCGGCGGGAACATCGTCGACATTTCCGCGGAGTCGCCCACCAGCTTCTTCGCGATTGCAGGGCCGGCCAATCCGCCGGGCGACCCCCTGAACGACTTCCGCATCGGCGGCGTGCTGGCCAGCTTCACCGGCATGGCCGCGGTGCCCGAACCGACCGCGTTCTTGTTCGGCAGTCTGGTCGCCGGCAGCGTCGGGATGGTCGCACTTCGCCGCCGCCCGGCCCGTGGCTAGCGGAAAACGCGGCCAAGACGGTTGCTCAATCGCTCAATCAACAGCCCGCCCGGCGCCGCCGCGGCGGGCTGTTGCGTTTGCGGCCTGCCTGCGTGCCGGCCCATCTACTCGGCGCCCTCGAGCGCCGCTTCGGGGCCTTCTAGGGGGAGTTCGATGGCGTTGCGCCCGCCTCCCCACCGGTACAGGGTGTGGAACACCAGATTGAGCGACGCCACCCCGGCCAGCGACACGGCGAGTGTCGGGCCGCTGACCTGCTCGCTGACCACGGTCCATAGGAACTGTCCGATGCACAGCAGCGACACCACGACAAGCGTCGGCGTGCGGGAGATCAGGTTCACAATCACCGCCCCGAACGGCGCGCCCAGGGCGACAACCGGCGCGGCCGCCAGCCAGTTGGCGAACACCTCGGGGTCGACCCGGTAGAACGATGGGTTTAGCCGAGCGAGCAGCACGTTCGTGGAGATCCCAACGACGCTGGTGAACGCCATCAGCACCACCGAGGTGGGGATGGCGATCTTCAGGTCGCACCGGAACAGCAGCACCAGCGTCGCGTAGATCAGCATGTCGATCCCCACACCGGTGACCGACGCCACCACGCCCCCCAGCAAGCCCACCGCGAGGCCGATGGCCGGCTCCCAGGCGCGCCAGCGGTCGCTGACGCCGTGCATCGCGACCAGCTCGCGCAGCTTGACCAGGTGCATCAGGCCGAAGCTGCACCACACCACGGCGAACGTGAGCTTAACCCACAGGTCGGGCACGAACGGGGCGACCCAGGCGGCGCCGAGCGGCGTGCCAATCAGCGCGCCCAGCAAAGCCGGACGCAGCAGGCCCCAGTGCACGGGCCGGCCGGCGGACAACAGGTAGATCGACGCCGAGACCATCCCTACCGATTGCACCGCGAGCCCGAAGTCGCGGCCCAACGAACCCGGCATGTGGAACAGCAGCACGAGCACCGGGAACCCGACAGTGCCGCCCCCCATTGGCGTCGACCCCGCCACGTAGGAGCCGAGCGCCATCGCCAGCGCGATCGGCCAGTGGGAGGTCACGGTCTGCCACCGCGGCGCCGCGATCGCAAACCAGACAGAATAGAACAGTAGCAGCCATAGCAGGAACGGCGCCAAGCGGGGCGGCTTCATCGGCTGCTCGTAAGGGAGGGAGGGGACGCCGCGGGGAGACCATTGGGGAGGGCGGCGGCGCCGCTGTGCGTGAGGCGCCGACGGAACTCATCATAGTGTCTGCGCGCCGCCCGGGAAGAAGCCGACACGACCGAATGCCGCCCGCGCCGGCCGGCTTCGGGCGCCAGCAACCTCCCGCTGCGCATTGCGGACCGGTTTGCGCAAGTTGGTTGCCCCGTCCACCCGGGGTGGTGTATCACAGACTCGGCCCTGCCGACGGGGCCGTTCAGGCGTCCGCTTCACGACTCACCCCAGGTCCGGCATGCGCAGACCTCTTGGCGCCGTTGCTTTCGTTTCGCTCTCCATCGCTTCGCTCTGCCTGCAAGCCGCCGAGGCGCCGCAGGCGACGCTGATCATCGTCGGTGGCGCCGTGTGGACGGGCAACCCAGAGCAGCCGCTCGCCGAGGCGGTCGCCGTCAAAGAGTCCACGATCCTAGCCGTCGGCCGGCGGTCAGAAGTCGAAGCGCTCCGATCGGATGGCGCCCGGGTGATCGACGCCGGGGGCGGGCTGGTGATGCCCGGCGGGATCGATTCGCACATCCACCTGTTCGACGGGGGGCGAAACCTCAGCGGCGTGCAGCTCCGCGACGCGGACTCGCGAGAGATATTCGCCAGCCGGATCGCCGAGCACGCCGCCACGCTCGCCCCGGGCGAGTGGATCATCGGCGGCGACTGGGACCACACCCTGTGGGGCGGCGAGCTCCCCACGCGGGACTGGATCGACGAGGCCGCCGGCGACCACCCCGTGTGGATCAATCGCCTGGACGGGCACATGGGGCTCGCCAGCTCGAAGGCGTTGCGGATGGCGGGCATCGACGACGCCACACTGGCGCCCGACGGCGGCGCCATCGAGCACGACCCGTCCGGCCGCGTCACCGGCCTGCTGCGCGACAACGCGATGGGCCTGATCGGCAAGGTGCTCCCGGATCCGTCCGCGCAGACGATGCTGGGGCACCTCGACGCGGCCACCGACTACCTGCTGGCGCGCGGAGTGACCTCGGTCTGTCACATGGGGTCGATGCGGCAGCTCCAGGCGTTGCGCGCCGCGCGGGCGAGCGGCAGGCTGCGGATCCGTGTGCGCGCCTACACGCCGCTGGGCCGGTGGGAGCTGCTGCGGGACGACATCGCCGAGCACGGCGCCGGCGACGACTGGCTGAGGGCGAACGGTCTGAAGGGTTTTGTCGACGGCTCGCTGGGGTCGCACACCGCGGCGATGCTCGAGCCGTTCGACGACAAGCCGAGCGACCGCGGCCTGTTGGTCAACCGCCCCGAGGACCTGCTGGCCTGGACCCGCGGCGCCGACCAGGCGGGCCTGCAGGTCGCGGTCCACGCGATCGGCGACCGCGCGATCCGCGTGCAGCTCGACAACTTCGAGCAGGTCGCCCGCGAGAACGGGCCGCGCGACCGTCGGTTCCGCATCGAGCACTCTCAACATATCCACCCCGCCGACCTCCCTAGGTTCGGTGAGCTGGCGGTGATCGCCAGTATGCAGCCCTACCACGCGGTTGACGACGGCCGCTGGGCCGAGCCGCTGATCGGCAAGGAGCGGTGCCGCACCACCTACGCCTTCCGGTCGCTGCTGGACACCGGCGCCCGGCTCGCCTTCGGCAGCGATTGGTTCGTTGCGCCGGCCGACGTGATCGCGGGGCTCGACGCCGCCGTGCGCCGGCGGACGCTCGACGGCAAGAACCCCGACGGCTGGTACCCGGCCCAGCGGATCACGGTCGAGGAGGCCCTCCGCGCCTACACAGCCGACGCGGCCTACGCGATGTTCGATGAACAACGCCTGGGCACGCTCGAGCCGGGCAAGTTGGCCGACATCGTTGTGCTCGATAAAAACCCGCTGGCGGACGCTGAGTCCCTTGGTGAGGCGAGCGTGCGGTTCACGATCGTCGACGGCGCCGTGCGGCACGAGGCGGAGTAGCCCGCGGCGACTTCGCTACGGGAACACGTTGTTGCTGCCGTTGCCGCTGCCCGTGTTATCGGCGGCCGCGCCGCCGGCGCCCGTGACGTCATAACCGGCGTCGGTGTTGTTGTTGGCGGAGTTGTTGCTGAACGTGCCGCCGGTGAAGCTGCCGATTTGAAAGCCGTCGTCGGTGTTGGCGTTGGACGTGTTGAATTGGAAGTCCCCGCCCGTCAGCGAGGCGACCTGGAAGCCGTCGACCGAGTTGCCGCTCGCGGAATTCTGGCTGATCGCGCCCGCCGAGATGGCCGCGAAGGCAAACCCCTGGTCGGAGTTGCCGGTGGCCGTGTTGCCGGTGATGCTCCCCCCGGTCACGGAGCTGAGGAAGTCGATCCCGTCGTCGCCGTTGCCGCTCGCGGTGTTGGCTGAGAACACGCCGCCGGAGAGGTCGCTCACCTCGAAGCCGTCCCCGCCGTTGTTGCTGCTCCCGTTGCCGGTGATGTCTCCGCCCAGCACGGTCGTGAGCTGGATGCCGTCGGCGCCGTTGCCACTCGCCGTGTTGCCGCTGAACCGGCCGCCGTTGAACACCGACACGCGGGCGCCGTCGTTGGTGAAGCCGCTGAACGAGTTTCCGCTCACCTCGCTCGTGCCGAGCAGCGTGTTCGCCACGAGCCCCGAGGCGGTCACGCCGCCGCCGGTGAAAGTGTTGTCGATAATGTCGCCGCCGCTGAGGTTCTCGAGGTTTACGCCGGCGTTTGCCGCACCGCTGATGGCGTTGTTGGTAATCCTGAATCCGGTCACGTTGTTGCCGCCGATTCCGTTGGCGCCGCCAGAGATGGTGAGCCCGGTTACCGTGGAGTTGTCCGCCAGCTGGATCACGTTGTTGGCGGCGTCGCCGCTGACGGTGTACCGCCGCCCAAAGGTCGCCTGGGCGCCGGAGTTCAGGCCTTCGACGTCGAACTGGCCGCCGATGAACTGGTTCGGATTGAGCGCGATCGGCCCGGTCGCCGCGATGTTGATGTTGTCGGTCACCACGACGATGTCGCCGCCCGCGGCTACGTCCGCCACGGCGGACGCTCCGGAGTTGACCACGGTCACGTTGGACGCGACCGCGCCGGTCGAGCTGATCACCGCCTGCTCGGCCGCGCCGAACGCGCCGCCGGTCACGATCGACTCGGTCCGGCGGATGGCGGAGAGCATCCGGCGTTCGATCGGCGAGAGTTTCGTCGCCGCCCGGGCGCCGCGCCCAAACGGGATCCTCAGGTTGGCCGACGCGATCCACTGCGACTCGCGGACCTTGTCCCACTGGTAGCTGATCCCATAGGTGAACCTGGACCCGGCGCCCAGGTAGGGGAGGTCGTAGCAGCGGCCCTCCAGCCGGGCGCGCGGTCCCGCGATGGTCTCGAAGCCGGCCTCGTTGGTGTCGAACCAGTAGCCGCCGATGTAGCCTCGGTACTCGTTGTCCGACCCAACCGGGGAGAACAGCAGCCCGTACTCGGCGTCCATGCCGTAGTACGCCCGCTCCAGCCCCTGCTGCACCACGATGTTGTTCGCGGAGTCCAGCGACGCGATGTTCTGGCCGGTGGTCTGCGTGCCGGTAAACGGCAGGTAGCCGTTGACCCGGTACTCCCACTCGAGGCTCATCAGCTCGTAGCCGACCATGCCCTGCTGGAAGTTGTTGTTGTAGGCGGAGTGCCGGATGTCGTAGAAGCCGTAGAAGGTTGAGATCAGGCCGTTGTCCAGCAGCTGCCGGCGGGCGAAGCCAAAGTTGCCCTCGCCGGCCC
This genomic interval from Posidoniimonas corsicana contains the following:
- a CDS encoding cofactor-independent phosphoglycerate mutase, whose translation is MKYLVIIPDGAADQPQGSLGGRTPLEAAATPHMDAVVAQGVIASACHTPDQLPAGSEIGNLSLLGYDPFEHFTGRAPMEAAAQGIALGEGDWAVRCNLVTIDQVDGERVMKDFTADHITTEESTALLKTVQEQVASDPKWNGALEFVPGVSYRNLLIWRGDKLAAPFDGSTRSEAPHDWTDLPVANAHPRGPGADVLVELMDATCELFADHPVNKQRAAEGKGAATNVWLWGQGGAPTLEPFAQKFGPKGAMITAVDLLRGIAALVGWDRIEVEGATGYLDTDYAAKGRAAIDVLDKYDIVCVHVEAPDEASHEGRTDEKVKAIEQIDQHIVGPLLEALKSHGEWRVMISPDHPTFLSTKKHTHGNVPVTMAGAGIAPDACSAYGDANAAASELRFDQGWDAMRWFIQ
- a CDS encoding aspartate kinase encodes the protein MSLIVQKFGGTSVADAEKIRAAARRALRAQQQGNQVVMVVSAMGKNTDILVDLAGQVCEDPSPREMDMLLSTGEQVSVALVAMAIHDLGGKAVSLTGGQIGVRTDSSHTRARIQSIDTSRMRTLLDEGNIVIAAGFQGVDQDLNITTLGRGGSDTSAVALAAVLGAEMCEIYTDVDGVFTTDPRLVASARKMSHVSHDEMLELASLGAGVMHSRSIEFGKKFHVPIHVRNSGVFTDAPGTVIGPIAESEDRPVSGCALTKEEARITIEGVPDEPGASLSIFRRLADLNITVDMILQTPGSEGKASISFTVIQGDLSRALAAARDASSELGAGPISHDDTVCKVSVVGLGMATQAGVADRMFRALAESDINIQAITTSEIKVSCLVKREQGLEALRAVHAEFELDRPPAKVAPFEASQEVAQAADLAAVVSGLQAMEDLTVQGCELDESQALITMANVPDQPGISADIFEGVAAESIIVDMIVQGVGGDGKTTLSFTVPAKDADRARKVVEAIADRLGGDVTSLASVAILSVNGVGIRSHTGVSTRMFRALSAAGINVELISTSEVRVNVVVAREQGDAGLAALAAAFEDVVK
- a CDS encoding sulfite exporter TauE/SafE family protein; its protein translation is MKPPRLAPFLLWLLLFYSVWFAIAAPRWQTVTSHWPIALAMALGSYVAGSTPMGGGTVGFPVLVLLFHMPGSLGRDFGLAVQSVGMVSASIYLLSAGRPVHWGLLRPALLGALIGTPLGAAWVAPFVPDLWVKLTFAVVWCSFGLMHLVKLRELVAMHGVSDRWRAWEPAIGLAVGLLGGVVASVTGVGIDMLIYATLVLLFRCDLKIAIPTSVVLMAFTSVVGISTNVLLARLNPSFYRVDPEVFANWLAAAPVVALGAPFGAVIVNLISRTPTLVVVSLLCIGQFLWTVVSEQVSGPTLAVSLAGVASLNLVFHTLYRWGGGRNAIELPLEGPEAALEGAE
- a CDS encoding amidohydrolase; translation: MRRPLGAVAFVSLSIASLCLQAAEAPQATLIIVGGAVWTGNPEQPLAEAVAVKESTILAVGRRSEVEALRSDGARVIDAGGGLVMPGGIDSHIHLFDGGRNLSGVQLRDADSREIFASRIAEHAATLAPGEWIIGGDWDHTLWGGELPTRDWIDEAAGDHPVWINRLDGHMGLASSKALRMAGIDDATLAPDGGAIEHDPSGRVTGLLRDNAMGLIGKVLPDPSAQTMLGHLDAATDYLLARGVTSVCHMGSMRQLQALRAARASGRLRIRVRAYTPLGRWELLRDDIAEHGAGDDWLRANGLKGFVDGSLGSHTAAMLEPFDDKPSDRGLLVNRPEDLLAWTRGADQAGLQVAVHAIGDRAIRVQLDNFEQVARENGPRDRRFRIEHSQHIHPADLPRFGELAVIASMQPYHAVDDGRWAEPLIGKERCRTTYAFRSLLDTGARLAFGSDWFVAPADVIAGLDAAVRRRTLDGKNPDGWYPAQRITVEEALRAYTADAAYAMFDEQRLGTLEPGKLADIVVLDKNPLADAESLGEASVRFTIVDGAVRHEAE
- a CDS encoding right-handed parallel beta-helix repeat-containing protein, coding for MKALPPIATACMLALLSGAAAAQEWASAGVSKMTAAYDPAAGAVVLDEPSQPRMVDYHVTPAAVYQPPGRAYAIDDRFGSPVAAAPPASTAIVAPPGAGYGAAAPYAAPYSGALPPGASVPSYNACPPASPHACAPVYGQPAPVMAPSASLFPARPAHAEIEGRMGDPAEVLQGNLMLPFWQQQNSFWFLDLRGQYDDERAGEGNFGFARRQLLDNGLISTFYGFYDIRHSAYNNNFQQGMVGYELMSLEWEYRVNGYLPFTGTQTTGQNIASLDSANNIVVQQGLERAYYGMDAEYGLLFSPVGSDNEYRGYIGGYWFDTNEAGFETIAGPRARLEGRCYDLPYLGAGSRFTYGISYQWDKVRESQWIASANLRIPFGRGARAATKLSPIERRMLSAIRRTESIVTGGAFGAAEQAVISSTGAVASNVTVVNSGASAVADVAAGGDIVVVTDNINIAATGPIALNPNQFIGGQFDVEGLNSGAQATFGRRYTVSGDAANNVIQLADNSTVTGLTISGGANGIGGNNVTGFRITNNAISGAANAGVNLENLSGGDIIDNTFTGGGVTASGLVANTLLGTSEVSGNSFSGFTNDGARVSVFNGGRFSGNTASGNGADGIQLTTVLGGDITGNGSSNNGGDGFEVSDLSGGVFSANTASGNGDDGIDFLSSVTGGSITGNTATGNSDQGFAFAAISAGAISQNSASGNSVDGFQVASLTGGDFQFNTSNANTDDGFQIGSFTGGTFSNNSANNNTDAGYDVTGAGGAAADNTGSGNGSNNVFP